One Actinomyces respiraculi DNA window includes the following coding sequences:
- a CDS encoding DUF4235 domain-containing protein, whose amino-acid sequence MAKSGNKAQADLMWKATSVVTTLVAGLVADKVVAAGWKLVTGRQAPKEEDKLLDYQLLEVVAFAVISGAALTLSRQLMLRQAAKWYGGKTLNPLTGTRMLDS is encoded by the coding sequence ATGGCGAAGTCCGGTAACAAGGCCCAGGCGGACCTCATGTGGAAGGCGACGAGTGTGGTCACCACGCTCGTGGCGGGTCTGGTGGCTGACAAGGTCGTGGCCGCGGGGTGGAAGCTGGTGACGGGTCGGCAGGCGCCGAAGGAGGAGGACAAGCTCCTCGACTACCAGCTGCTGGAGGTTGTGGCCTTCGCGGTGATCTCGGGGGCGGCGCTCACGCTCTCGCGCCAGCTCATGTTGCGCCAGGCCGCCAAATGGTACGGCGGCAAGACCCTCAACCCGCTGACCGGCACCCGTATGCTCGACTCCTGA